A genomic segment from Gossypium hirsutum isolate 1008001.06 chromosome D04, Gossypium_hirsutum_v2.1, whole genome shotgun sequence encodes:
- the LOC107898468 gene encoding auxin-responsive protein SAUR68, producing the protein MISVKKFIKLARKWQKMATLKRKRITLSRTSGDVVDTTSCSTSSVVKKGHFVVYSTDEKRFVLPLEYLKNKIVMELFDLAEEFGLSSNGALILPCDATFMEYVIAFIKRKPSKVVEQALILSIASDHRISSSLYQQETSQQLPICSF; encoded by the coding sequence ATGATCAGTGttaagaaatttataaaattagcAAGGAAATGGCAAAAAATGGCAACCCTTAAGAGAAAAAGAATCACCTTATCAAGAACTAGTGGTGATGTTGTTGACACAACCAGTTGCAGCACATCATCAGTGGTCAAGAAAGGTCACTTTGTGGTATATAGCACAGATGAAAAGCGCTTTGTGCTTCCATTGGAATATCTGAAGAACAAAATAGTAATGGAGCTGTTCGACTTGGCAGAAGAGTTTGGTCTATCAAGCAATGGGGCTCTCATCTTGCCTTGTGATGCAACCTTTATGGAATATGTAATTGCTTTTATCAAAAGGAAACCAAGTAAAGTTGTGGAGCAAGCACTGATTCTTTCTATAGCCAGTGATCATCGCATATCTTCATCTCTTTATCAACAAGAAACAAGCCAGCAATTACCAATATGCAGCTTCTGA
- the LOC107899653 gene encoding zinc finger protein JACKDAW produces the protein MSGDGFSLPVSIGGFVHQEQNNTNPNPKSNPVKKKRNLPGNPDPDAEVIALSPKTLMATNRFICEICNKGFQRDQNLQLHRRGHNLPWKLKQRNNKEPVKKKVYICPEKTCVHHDPSRALGDLTGIKKHFSRKHGEKKWKCEKCSKKYAVQSDWKAHSKTCGTREYKCDCGTLFSRKDSFITHRAFCDALAEESARFSSVAGAATNLNFRNDVVNLPIGFGGIPQFGSGFTQDVSGMTVSGLPEMVQIASGNLFRSSSLNKFGTDSNPPLLQLPQGLKEEGGSKGKLMESLSPLYSDTQNEQSKPAAPMSATALLQKAAQMGSTRSKPTSFFGNSFGVMSSTSSQRSASLRSTQNRNGQLQQIYPNVKQQESNLMASSSVSMSANAGLGTSNNFDRLILQTGVKQNAPNQLKMHPGSNSIDQSLTRDFLGMGNDQSARPFLPQELAKFASIGSTMGLNQFSSSNH, from the exons ATGTCTGGTGATGGGTTTTCTTTACCTGTTTCAATAGGAGGGTTTGTTCATCAAGAACAAAATAAtacaaaccctaaccctaaatccAATCCTGTTAAGAAGAAGAGAAATCTTCCAGGAAATCCAG ATCCAGATGCTGAAGTTATTGCTTTATCTCCCAAAACTCTCATGGCTACCAACAGATTCATATGTGAAATATGCAACAAAGGTTTCCAACGAGACCAAAACTTGCAGCTTCATCGAAGGGGTCACAATCTTCCATGGAAGCTGAAGCAAAGAAACAACAAAGAACCAGTTAAGAAGAAGGTATACATTTGCCCTGAGAAAACCTGCGTCCACCATGATCCATCTAGAGCACTCGGTGACCTCACTGGGATAAAGAAGCATTTCAGCAGAAAACATGGAGAAAAGAAGTGGAAGTGTGAGAAATGTTCGAAGAAATACGCCGTTCAGTCCGACTGGAAAGCTCACTCCAAAACTTGTGGTACTAGGGAGTACAAGTGTGACTGTGGGACACTGTTTTCCAG AAAAGACAGCTTTATCACACATAGGGCTTTCTGTGACGCCTTAGCTGAAGAGAGTGCTAGATTCAGTTCCGTTGCAGGTGCAGCCACAAATCTAAATTTCAGAAACGATGTTGTGAATCTGCCTATTGGATTTGGTGGAATTCCTCAGTTTGGTTCCGGTTTTACACAAGATGTCAGTGGGATGACTGTATCAG GTCTGCCTGAGATGGTCCAAATTGCTTCAGGCAATCTGTTTCGTTCATCTTCACTGAACAAATTTGGTACAGATTCCAATCCTCCTCTATTGCAATTGCCACAAGGTCTAAAAGAAGAAGGTGGAAGCAAAGGCAAGTTGATGGAAAGCTTGTCGCCTCTCTACTCGGATACTCAAAACGAGCAATCCAAGCCTGCTGCACCAATGTCTGCAACTGCGCTTTTGCAAAAAGCAGCCCAGATGGGTTCAACAAGAAGCAAACCGACGTCCTTCTTTGGGAACAGTTTTGGTGTAATGAGCTCAACTTCTTCTCAAAGGTCAGCTAGTTTGAGATCGACTCAAAATAGAAACGGTCAGCTGCAGCAAATATACCCAAATGTGAAGCAACAAGAGAGTAATTTAATGGCGTCAAGTAGTGTATCAATGAGTGCTAATGCAGGTCTCGGAACAAGCAACAACTTTGATAGGCTCATCTTACAAACAGGAGTGAAACAAAATGCCCCAAATCAATTAAAGATGCACCCTGGTTCAAACTCAATTGACCAGAGCTTAACTAGGGATTTCCTTGGCATGGGCAATGATCAGTCTGCTCGTCCATTTTTACCCCAGGAACTAGCTAAATTTGCATCAATTGGCTCAACCATGGGTCTGAATCAATTCAGCAGCAGCAACCACTAA